One region of Intestinimonas massiliensis (ex Afouda et al. 2020) genomic DNA includes:
- a CDS encoding SDR family oxidoreductase produces the protein MYPAYPYRGYRRECEQVGLTFPPQHQERQPGLEYLMDPPPLAENPAVRGSGRLAGKAALITGGDSGIGRAVALAFAREGADVAISYLNEHKDAAETRRRVEAQGRGCLVLPADLRLESECARTVGRVMDRFERLDILVCNHAVQYVQPSILDIGADQLSDTFQTNILSYFYLIQAALPGMERGSAIITTTSITAYQGAERLIDYSATKGAVVSLTRSLARALAGEGIRVNAVAPGPVWTPLQPASRPAEELETFGSGTDATPMGRAGQPFELAEAYVFLAAPDSAFMTGQVLHVDGGSFGFS, from the coding sequence ATGTATCCAGCGTACCCTTACAGAGGTTACCGCAGAGAGTGTGAACAGGTGGGGCTGACCTTTCCGCCCCAGCATCAAGAGCGCCAGCCCGGCCTGGAATATCTCATGGACCCGCCGCCCCTTGCGGAGAATCCGGCGGTGCGGGGCAGCGGCAGACTGGCGGGAAAAGCGGCCCTCATCACCGGCGGAGACAGCGGCATCGGCCGGGCGGTGGCGCTGGCCTTTGCCCGGGAAGGGGCCGACGTGGCCATTTCCTACCTCAACGAGCACAAGGACGCCGCCGAGACCCGCCGCCGGGTGGAAGCCCAGGGCCGGGGCTGCCTGGTGCTGCCGGCGGATCTGCGGCTGGAGAGCGAGTGCGCCCGGACGGTGGGGAGGGTGATGGACCGGTTTGAGCGGCTGGATATCCTGGTGTGCAACCACGCCGTCCAGTATGTTCAGCCGAGCATCCTGGACATCGGAGCCGACCAGCTTTCCGACACCTTCCAGACCAATATCCTGTCCTATTTCTATCTGATCCAGGCCGCTCTGCCTGGGATGGAGCGGGGGAGCGCCATCATCACCACCACCTCGATTACCGCCTATCAGGGGGCGGAGCGGCTCATCGACTACAGCGCGACCAAGGGGGCTGTGGTCTCCTTGACCCGCTCTCTGGCCAGGGCTTTGGCGGGAGAGGGCATCCGGGTGAACGCCGTGGCTCCGGGGCCGGTGTGGACGCCGCTCCAGCCAGCCTCCCGACCGGCGGAGGAGCTGGAGACCTTTGGCTCCGGCACCGATGCCACACCCATGGGCCGGGCCGGCCAGCCCTTTGAGCTGGCCGAGGCCTACGTGTTCCTGGCCGCTCCGGATTCCGCTTTTATGACTGGACAGGTTCTCCATGTGGACGGGGGCTCTTTCGGATTTTCCTGA
- a CDS encoding ABC transporter permease, which yields MFYIAQTALELGFLYALVAMALFLSYRVLDIADLTTDGAFVLGAAVSVSLAAAGHPMLAVPAAMAAGACAGFVTAFLQTKLGVPPILAGIVTNTGLYTVNLMAMGWKSNVSLLKQETVFSLFRATGLGGDWYETVLAAGITLLMGALLVSFLGTRLGLSIRATGDNRDMVRASSINPTFTVTVGLCISNSLTALSGAVVGQAQKSADINGGTGIVVIGLACLIIGETVVGRGSMRRGALAVIAGSVLYRFVYALVLRSPIPIDCLKLVTAIVVALAIAAPSLKQWWGFQCRRRAAAGKGGA from the coding sequence GTGTTCTATATCGCCCAGACCGCCCTGGAACTGGGATTTCTGTATGCGCTGGTGGCCATGGCCCTCTTCCTCAGCTACCGGGTGCTGGACATCGCCGACCTGACTACCGACGGAGCCTTCGTCCTGGGGGCCGCCGTGTCGGTCTCGCTGGCCGCCGCGGGCCATCCTATGCTGGCCGTCCCCGCCGCCATGGCCGCGGGCGCCTGCGCCGGGTTCGTCACCGCTTTTCTCCAGACCAAGCTGGGGGTGCCTCCCATCCTGGCGGGCATCGTTACCAATACCGGGCTCTATACCGTCAACCTGATGGCTATGGGGTGGAAATCCAACGTCAGCCTGCTCAAGCAGGAGACGGTGTTTTCCCTGTTCCGGGCCACCGGCCTGGGCGGGGACTGGTATGAGACCGTCCTGGCCGCAGGGATCACCCTGCTTATGGGCGCCCTGCTGGTGAGCTTTCTGGGGACCCGGCTGGGCCTCAGCATCCGGGCCACCGGCGACAACCGGGATATGGTGCGGGCCTCCTCCATCAACCCCACCTTTACCGTCACCGTGGGCCTGTGCATCTCCAACTCCCTCACCGCCCTGTCCGGCGCGGTGGTGGGCCAGGCCCAGAAGAGCGCCGACATCAACGGCGGCACCGGCATCGTGGTCATCGGCCTGGCCTGCCTCATCATCGGGGAGACTGTGGTGGGCCGGGGCTCTATGCGCCGGGGGGCGCTGGCCGTCATCGCGGGCAGCGTCCTCTACCGCTTCGTCTACGCCCTGGTGCTGCGCTCCCCCATCCCCATCGACTGCCTCAAGCTGGTTACCGCCATTGTGGTGGCGCTGGCCATCGCCGCCCCGTCCCTGAAGCAGTGGTGGGGCTTCCAGTGCCGCCGCCGGGCGGCCGCGGGAAAGGGGGGCGCGTGA
- a CDS encoding S-layer homology domain-containing protein has translation GGIFTGVWTREAVKPAEYGVTYRYDNSVPAVVMATLPTNSYTYSVGQKVTTAAKPEDVVVGDYIWKFQTWQLNGVDVAPNTQVGMVQGGLTFTGIWTREAMKPAEYTVTFDANGGSVSPASAITGTDGRLSDLPTPTRSGSYSFDGWYTAVSGGEKVTTSTVFTENSTIYAHWTRTGGGSSGGSHSGGSTSYAITVADAENGSATASRKSASKGTTITVTATPDKGYELDTLKVTDKNGDKVKLTEKNGKYTFTMPASAVTVKATFTKTAENPFTDVNDDAYYKDAVIWAVENGITKGISGTMFSPDAACTRAQAVTFLWRAAGSPSPKSGAMPFGDVAADAYYHDAVLWAVENGITKGTSDTTFSPDVKCTRAQIVTFLWRAQKSPAVASVNVFTDVAADAYYADAVNWAVAKGITSGTSAATFSPNADCTRAQIVTFLYRSHNG, from the coding sequence GGCGGGATCTTCACTGGCGTCTGGACCCGCGAGGCTGTGAAGCCCGCCGAGTACGGCGTCACCTACAGGTATGACAACAGCGTTCCTGCTGTGGTCATGGCCACCCTGCCCACCAACAGCTACACCTACTCCGTCGGCCAGAAGGTCACGACGGCGGCAAAGCCTGAGGACGTTGTGGTTGGCGATTACATCTGGAAGTTCCAGACCTGGCAGCTAAACGGCGTCGATGTTGCCCCCAACACCCAGGTCGGGATGGTCCAGGGCGGCCTGACCTTCACCGGCATCTGGACCCGTGAGGCCATGAAGCCCGCCGAGTACACTGTCACCTTCGACGCCAACGGCGGCTCTGTGTCCCCGGCAAGCGCCATCACCGGCACAGACGGCAGACTGTCCGATCTGCCTACTCCGACCCGCAGCGGCAGCTACTCCTTTGACGGCTGGTACACCGCGGTAAGCGGCGGCGAGAAGGTAACGACCTCCACCGTCTTTACTGAGAACAGCACCATTTACGCTCACTGGACCCGCACTGGCGGCGGTTCTTCCGGCGGCTCCCACAGCGGCGGCTCTACATCCTACGCCATTACTGTGGCCGATGCCGAAAACGGCAGTGCGACCGCAAGCCGCAAGAGCGCCAGCAAGGGAACCACCATCACCGTAACCGCCACCCCCGATAAGGGCTATGAACTGGACACTTTGAAAGTCACCGACAAGAACGGCGACAAGGTGAAGCTCACCGAAAAGAACGGTAAATATACCTTCACCATGCCCGCTTCCGCTGTGACCGTCAAAGCCACCTTCACAAAGACCGCGGAGAATCCCTTCACCGATGTCAACGACGATGCCTACTACAAAGACGCTGTGATTTGGGCGGTGGAGAACGGTATCACGAAGGGCATCTCCGGCACCATGTTCAGCCCCGACGCAGCCTGTACCCGTGCCCAGGCTGTGACCTTCCTGTGGAGAGCCGCAGGCAGCCCCTCCCCCAAGAGCGGCGCCATGCCCTTCGGGGATGTTGCCGCGGACGCCTACTATCACGACGCGGTATTGTGGGCCGTGGAGAACGGCATTACCAAGGGCACCAGCGACACCACCTTTAGTCCCGATGTCAAGTGTACCCGTGCGCAGATCGTCACCTTCCTGTGGCGTGCCCAGAAGTCTCCCGCTGTGGCCTCTGTAAATGTTTTTACCGATGTGGCGGCAGACGCCTACTATGCGGACGCTGTGAACTGGGCCGTGGCAAAGGGGATCACCAGCGGGACCAGCGCCGCTACGTTCAGTCCCAATGCGGATTGCACCCGCGCACAGATCGTCACCTTCCTCTATCGGAGTCATAACGGCTGA
- a CDS encoding SHIRT domain-containing protein: protein MKKRITKLMSTLLCCVMLLGLFPTAAFAGAIRGGDQPGETAPDAPAATDLPTAYTVQCVTEGAGHTAVSVYQIADTASIGTVSQSGDSYVCPITVSTSKYADAYSEKVGEKHSAVDDSISFNMTWNGTRWDAPLATSLPAIDVECEYGVTYSYDNSVPAEVMATLPTNSYTYSVGQKVTTAAKPEDVTVGDYIWKFQTWQLNGVDVAPNTQIEMVQGGLTFTGVWTREAVKP from the coding sequence ATGAAGAAGAGAATAACTAAACTGATGAGTACGCTGCTGTGCTGCGTGATGTTGCTGGGACTTTTCCCCACCGCAGCATTTGCGGGCGCTATCAGAGGTGGTGACCAGCCCGGTGAAACGGCTCCCGACGCGCCTGCCGCAACCGATCTCCCCACCGCCTATACCGTTCAGTGCGTCACCGAGGGCGCCGGACATACTGCGGTGTCCGTCTATCAGATCGCGGATACCGCTTCCATCGGCACGGTGTCCCAGAGCGGCGACAGCTATGTCTGCCCCATCACTGTGTCCACCTCGAAATATGCGGATGCATATTCTGAGAAAGTCGGCGAGAAGCACTCCGCCGTTGATGATTCGATCTCCTTTAATATGACTTGGAACGGCACCCGTTGGGATGCCCCGTTGGCAACCTCCTTGCCCGCCATCGACGTGGAGTGCGAGTACGGCGTCACCTACAGCTATGACAACAGCGTTCCCGCCGAGGTCATGGCCACCCTGCCCACCAACAGCTACACCTACTCCGTCGGCCAGAAGGTCACGACGGCGGCAAAGCCTGAGGACGTCACGGTTGGCGATTACATCTGGAAGTTCCAGACCTGGCAGCTAAACGGCGTCGATGTTGCCCCCAACACCCAGATCGAGATGGTCCAGGGCGGCCTGACCTTCACTGGCGTCTGGACCCGCGAGGCTGTGAAGCCC
- a CDS encoding FAD-binding oxidoreductase, with product MATYNPVTPEIIEELKKISGDRVVVGADVNPDYSRDEMPIYGTKMPDVSIDVLSTEEVSAIMKVCYDNNIPVTCRGAGTGLVGACTPIAGGVVLCTMRMKQILEYDTDNFVVRVQPGVLLNDLAEDALKQGLLYPPDPGEKFATLGGNVSTNAGGMRAVKYGATRDYVRAMTVVLPTGEIVKMGATVSKTSSGYSLLNLIIGSEGTLGIITELTLKLIPAPKQTVSLICPFEDLATCISTVPLFKKAHMDPQALEFFEREILISSEEYLGKAVFPRNIGGQDVGAYLLVTFDANTQDAIDALVEQAAELVVEAGAMDVLVADTPAKMKDAWAARSSFLEGIEEQTKLLDECDVVVPVSKIADFVLYIKEIDKEFDFEVKMFGHAGDGNLHVYTCSVDMEMDAFVKQVDQFMRKLYAKTTELGGQISGEHGIGMGKVEYLAESVGPVNMRLMEEIKKVFDPKMILNPGKVCYTL from the coding sequence ATGGCAACCTACAATCCAGTCACCCCTGAAATCATCGAAGAGCTGAAGAAGATCTCCGGCGACCGCGTCGTCGTGGGCGCGGACGTCAACCCCGACTACTCCCGCGACGAGATGCCCATCTACGGCACCAAGATGCCCGACGTCTCCATTGATGTGCTGAGCACCGAAGAGGTCTCCGCCATCATGAAGGTCTGCTATGACAACAACATCCCCGTGACCTGCCGCGGCGCCGGCACCGGCCTGGTGGGTGCCTGTACCCCCATCGCCGGCGGTGTGGTGCTGTGCACCATGCGCATGAAGCAGATCCTGGAATATGATACCGACAACTTTGTCGTCCGGGTCCAGCCCGGCGTGCTGCTCAACGACCTGGCTGAGGACGCCCTGAAGCAGGGCCTGCTGTATCCCCCCGATCCCGGCGAGAAGTTTGCCACGCTGGGCGGCAACGTCTCCACCAACGCCGGCGGCATGCGGGCCGTCAAGTACGGCGCCACCCGCGACTATGTCCGGGCCATGACCGTGGTCCTGCCCACCGGCGAGATCGTCAAGATGGGCGCCACCGTCTCCAAGACCTCCTCCGGCTACTCCCTGCTCAACCTCATCATCGGCTCCGAGGGCACCCTCGGCATCATCACCGAGCTGACCCTCAAGCTCATCCCCGCCCCCAAGCAGACCGTCAGCCTCATCTGCCCCTTCGAGGACCTGGCCACCTGCATCTCCACCGTGCCCCTGTTCAAGAAGGCCCACATGGACCCCCAGGCTCTGGAGTTCTTTGAGCGAGAGATCCTCATCTCCTCCGAGGAGTATCTGGGCAAGGCCGTGTTCCCCCGCAACATCGGCGGGCAGGACGTGGGCGCCTATCTGCTGGTGACCTTCGACGCCAACACCCAGGACGCCATCGACGCCCTGGTGGAGCAGGCCGCCGAGCTGGTGGTCGAGGCCGGCGCCATGGACGTCCTGGTGGCCGACACCCCCGCCAAGATGAAGGACGCCTGGGCCGCCCGCTCCTCCTTCCTGGAGGGCATCGAGGAGCAGACCAAGCTGCTGGACGAGTGCGACGTGGTCGTCCCCGTCTCCAAGATCGCCGACTTCGTGCTCTACATCAAGGAGATCGACAAGGAGTTCGACTTTGAGGTCAAGATGTTCGGCCACGCCGGCGACGGCAACCTGCACGTTTACACCTGCTCCGTGGACATGGAGATGGACGCCTTCGTCAAGCAGGTGGACCAGTTCATGCGCAAGCTCTACGCCAAGACCACCGAGCTGGGCGGCCAGATCTCCGGCGAGCACGGCATCGGCATGGGCAAGGTGGAGTACCTGGCCGAGTCCGTGGGGCCCGTCAATATGCGCCTCATGGAGGAGATCAAGAAGGTCTTCGATCCCAAGATGATCCTCAACCCCGGAAAGGTCTGCTACACCCTCTGA
- a CDS encoding recombinase family protein, with amino-acid sequence MTENKTYGYIRVSSTDQNEERQLVAMRAAQVPEKNVYMDKQSGKDFDRPQYKRLVKKMRPGDLLYILSIDRLGRNYEEIQNQWRILTKEKGIDIAVLDMPLLDTRQGKDLMGTFIADLVLQILSFVAQSERENIRKRQAEGIAAAKAKGVRFGRPPVAAPEDFGKIVASWERGRIPFSEALSQSGLAQATFYRRLREYRLANMPGK; translated from the coding sequence ATGACCGAGAATAAAACCTACGGCTATATCCGCGTTTCCAGCACCGACCAGAACGAGGAGCGGCAGCTAGTGGCCATGCGGGCGGCGCAGGTGCCGGAAAAGAATGTCTATATGGACAAGCAGTCTGGCAAAGATTTTGACCGCCCGCAGTACAAAAGGCTCGTCAAAAAAATGAGGCCGGGCGACCTGCTCTACATTTTGAGCATCGACCGGCTGGGACGCAACTATGAGGAGATTCAAAACCAATGGCGCATCCTCACCAAGGAAAAAGGCATCGACATCGCGGTGCTGGATATGCCGCTGCTGGACACCCGGCAGGGCAAGGACCTCATGGGGACCTTTATTGCCGACCTTGTGCTGCAGATCCTGTCCTTTGTGGCGCAGTCGGAGCGCGAGAACATCCGCAAACGGCAGGCGGAGGGCATCGCGGCGGCAAAAGCGAAGGGCGTCCGCTTCGGCAGGCCGCCCGTGGCCGCGCCGGAGGATTTTGGGAAAATCGTCGCGTCGTGGGAGCGCGGGCGCATTCCCTTTTCCGAAGCGCTCAGCCAAAGCGGGCTGGCGCAAGCGACCTTTTACCGCAGGCTGCGGGAGTACCGGCTGGCAAACATGCCGGGGAAATAA
- a CDS encoding FadR/GntR family transcriptional regulator, whose translation MRDSVGQGKAYEKVIDYIQGEILKGDLKRGEKLPPERELAELLGVGRNSVREAMRTLSLMGFISSTQGAGNFVSCNLEKNLAESTRMMMMLNETDYRQISELRQGLESQAILLAAERIAQAQLSRLEQIAWEMRGAGMEQSVALDKELHGIIGEASGNRLIMVILRALAETIDSFIDDMHRRIMSNEDLGKRLLDAHQGIVLALVDRNGPEAVRMMREHFRVVDEAIFSLVLNQDGTPKTD comes from the coding sequence ATGAGAGACAGTGTGGGCCAGGGGAAGGCCTATGAAAAGGTGATCGACTATATCCAGGGGGAGATTCTGAAGGGAGATCTGAAGCGGGGAGAGAAGCTCCCGCCGGAGAGGGAACTGGCCGAGCTGCTGGGCGTGGGGCGCAATTCCGTGCGGGAGGCCATGCGGACCCTGAGCCTGATGGGCTTCATCTCCAGCACCCAGGGAGCGGGAAATTTCGTATCCTGCAATCTGGAGAAAAACCTGGCCGAGTCCACCCGGATGATGATGATGCTCAACGAGACCGATTACCGGCAGATCAGCGAACTGCGGCAGGGCCTGGAGAGTCAGGCCATCCTGCTGGCTGCCGAGCGCATCGCCCAGGCGCAGCTTTCCCGGCTGGAGCAGATCGCCTGGGAGATGCGGGGGGCCGGAATGGAGCAGAGCGTGGCGCTGGACAAGGAACTCCACGGCATCATCGGAGAGGCATCGGGCAACCGGCTCATCATGGTGATCCTCCGCGCTCTGGCGGAGACCATCGACAGCTTTATCGACGACATGCACCGGCGCATTATGTCCAACGAGGATCTGGGTAAACGACTGCTGGATGCCCACCAGGGCATCGTGCTCGCACTGGTGGACCGGAACGGGCCGGAGGCGGTGCGGATGATGCGGGAACACTTCCGGGTGGTGGACGAGGCCATCTTCTCCCTGGTGCTCAACCAGGACGGTACACCCAAGACGGATTAA
- a CDS encoding ABC transporter ATP-binding protein — MLELKQVSKTFNPGTVNEKTALEGVDLRLEPGDFVTIVGSNGAGKSTLFNAVAGDFLIDAGSITLDGADITYQPAYRRSRRIGRLFQDPMRGTAPHMTIEENLALAYLRTAKHQSSFFSRVSKADKALFREQLARLGMGLEDRMRQPVGLLSGGQRQALTLLMATMVPPKLLLLDEHTAALDPGTAEKVLRLTREIVEGERLTCLMITHNMKNALELGNRTLMMDGGRIVLDIGGRERAGLTVEDLLERFRAGVGKGLDNDRILLS, encoded by the coding sequence ATGCTGGAGCTGAAGCAGGTCTCAAAGACCTTCAATCCCGGCACCGTCAACGAGAAAACCGCCCTGGAGGGGGTGGACCTCCGGCTGGAGCCGGGGGATTTCGTCACCATCGTGGGCTCCAACGGGGCGGGGAAATCCACCCTGTTCAACGCCGTGGCCGGGGATTTCCTCATCGACGCGGGCAGCATCACCCTGGACGGGGCGGACATCACCTATCAGCCGGCCTACCGCCGCAGCCGCCGGATCGGCCGGCTGTTCCAGGACCCCATGCGGGGCACCGCCCCCCACATGACCATCGAGGAGAATCTGGCTCTGGCCTACCTGCGCACCGCCAAGCACCAGAGCTCCTTTTTCAGCCGGGTGTCCAAGGCCGACAAGGCCCTGTTCCGGGAACAGCTCGCCCGGCTGGGTATGGGGCTGGAGGACCGGATGCGCCAGCCGGTGGGATTGCTCTCCGGCGGCCAGAGGCAGGCGCTGACCCTGCTGATGGCCACCATGGTGCCGCCCAAGCTGCTGCTGCTGGACGAGCACACCGCCGCCCTGGACCCGGGAACGGCGGAGAAGGTGCTCAGGCTCACCCGGGAAATCGTGGAGGGGGAGCGCCTCACCTGCCTGATGATTACCCACAACATGAAAAACGCCCTGGAGCTGGGCAACCGCACCCTGATGATGGACGGCGGGCGCATCGTCTTAGACATTGGCGGAAGGGAGCGGGCGGGCCTCACGGTGGAGGACCTGCTGGAGCGCTTCCGGGCGGGTGTGGGCAAGGGCCTGGACAACGACCGCATCCTGCTTTCCTGA